Below is a genomic region from Burkholderiales bacterium.
GCCCGCCGGGCCGGAGCACGCGGCGCATCTCCGCGAGCGCCAGGTCCTTGTGCGTCATGTTGCGCAGCCCGAAAGCGACCGTGACGCAGTCGAACGTGTCCGGGCGAAACGGCAGCCGCTCGGCGTCGCACTGCGCGGCCGGTACGACGGCGCCGGCGTCGAGCAGGCGATCGCGTCCTATCCCGAGCATCGCGCCGTTGATGTCGGTGAACACGACGGTGCCTTCGTCGCCGACGCGCTTCGCGAACTCGCGCGACAGATCGCCGGTGCCGCCCGCGACGTCGAGCACGCGGTCGCCCGGGCGCACGCCGCTCTTCTCGATGGTGAAGCGCTTCCACAGCCGATGCAGGCCGAGCGACATGAGGTCGTTCATCACGTCGTAGCTCTTCGCGACTGAGGTGAAGACGCCGCCGACGCGTTTCGCCTTCTCGTCTTCCGGCACTTCCTGGAAGCCGAAATGGGTGGTGTTCGGCTCCTTCATGCCGCGTCCCTGCTCGCGCCGGCTTCAGCCAGTCGCGCGAGATACTGCGCCCACATCGCGTCCTGGCGCTCGCCGTAGGCATACAGCAGGTCCCACGAATAGATGCCGGTATCGTGACCGTCGGAAAACCTGAGCTGGATCGCGTAGTGGCCGACCGGGTCGATGGCGACGATCTTCACGTCCTTCTTGCCGGCCTGAAGCACTTCCTGTCCCGGCCCATGGCCGCGCACTTCGGCCGACGGCGAGTGCACGCGCAGGAATTCGGACGGCAGGCGGAAGCGCTTGCCGTCGGCGTAAGCGATCTCGAGGACCTGCGACTTGTCGTGCAGGATGATTTCGGTGGGTGTGGGAGTCGACATCGGAAAGCGGGGAGAAGGGTTCTCGTCACGGTCATCCGTCACGGCTCACCCGTCACGCTGCATCCGTCACGCGGCAAATGATATCAGTCCAGCGCCGCCGCCAGCGCCCCCGCGAGCGCGGCGGTATTGACCTCGCGCTGCACCGCGAGCGGCGAGCGCTGCGCGCTCGACCAGATCGGCTGCGGAAAATGCGGATCGTCCGCGAAGCGCGGCACGACGTGCCAGTGGATGTGCGGCACCAGGTTGCCGAGGCTCGCGAGGTTGATCTTGTCCGGCTGGAGAAGCTCGCGCAGCACCGATTCGACCGCGAACACGACTTCCATGAGATGGATGCAGTCGGCGTCGGAGAGATCGGTCATCTCTTTCACGTGCGCTTCCCAGATCACGCGGCAAAAGCCCGGGTAGCCCGGCTCGGCGACGTGCACGACCCGGCAGCGCTCATCGCGCCAGAGCAGCTCGCCGCCGGTGCGGCTGCAAAGCTCACATTCCATGCCCTCTCCCGAAGCTTGCGGGAGCTTATCGCGCCCGGCGGCTACGGCAAAGCACACAAGAGCAAAAAGGCCCGCCGAAGCGGGCCAAGGAGATTGTCGCAGGACGCGACGTCAGAAAGTGTGGCGAACCGCGAACGCGACAGCGTCTTCGTCCTGGCCGCCCGCGATCGCAGCGCCGAGGCCACCGAGGCGATAGGCGGCGCCCGAGTCGTTGTTCAGGCGAACGTAACCGACGGTGAACTCGGTCCGTTTGCTGAACGTGTACACGTAGCGGACCTGCCACAGGGTCGCGCCGGTGTCGAGGATTGCCGACGGAGCCGGACGGTAGCCTGCGCCGGTCGCGGTCCCGACCACGACGCCGGCCGCCCCGCGCATGTCACGCGCCTGGGTGAACGCGGCGCGCAGGCCGTGGGGTCCGACGATTTTCCAGTCCACGCCGACGTGCCAGGCGCGCGCTTTCACGTCTCCGCCCGCAACACCGACCGGAACGTCGAAGCGCTGCTCGGTGTACTGACCGCCGAAGCGCACCGGACCCCACGTGTAGGCCGCACCGATTTGCCAGCCGTTGTCCTTGCTGCTGTCCGGGCCGCCCGCGCCCGCGTAGTCGCGATGCTGCTCGAAACCGGCCGAGACGTACAGCGGGCCGGCCGAATACTGGGCGCCGATCGAGAGGATACGCGGCTTGTTGTTGGTCGCCGCTTCGAGCGTGCCGGTCGAGGGCTGCGACGTCGTGAAGCCCGCCATCACCTGGAAGCCGGCGAACGTCGGGCTGTCGTAGGTGATCAGGTTCTGCTGGCGTTTCTTGAAGTTTGCGCGATTCGCACCGACGGCGTCGGTCGTCGAATCCGCGGTCAGCAGGAACGCGGTACCGAAGATGCCCGTGTCGTTGCCGCCGACGACCGTCGGGCTGATGCTGCGCTTGAACGGCGTGTCCCAGTTGCCGACGAACACGTTACCGAAGCCGCCCTTGAAGCCGAGCGCGCTGTTACGGCCGCACCAGCCGTTCTGGCTCTGGCCGCGGGGATCGGCGGTGCTCGCGCACTGGAACCACACCGACAGACCGCCGCCGAGCTTCTCTTCGCCTTTGAAGCCGATTTCGCTGCCGGGGGTCTGGATGAAGTCCGCGTTCGAGCGCGAGGGGTTACCCGCAGCGCTCGAGTTGCCCTGATCGGCGCGCACGGTGTATTCGACGTACATGGTGCCGAACACCTGAACCGTGCTCGACTGGGCCAGGGCGACCGTGGATGTCCCGAAGGCACCGGCCA
It encodes:
- the ubiE gene encoding bifunctional demethylmenaquinone methyltransferase/2-methoxy-6-polyprenyl-1,4-benzoquinol methylase UbiE, which produces MKEPNTTHFGFQEVPEDEKAKRVGGVFTSVAKSYDVMNDLMSLGLHRLWKRFTIEKSGVRPGDRVLDVAGGTGDLSREFAKRVGDEGTVVFTDINGAMLGIGRDRLLDAGAVVPAAQCDAERLPFRPDTFDCVTVAFGLRNMTHKDLALAEMRRVLRPGGRLLVLEFSRVWKPLAPLYDTYSFQVLPRLGKAVAGDADSYRYLAESIRVHPDQETLKAMMYDAGFDKVDFHNLAAGIVALHRGVKY
- a CDS encoding DUF971 domain-containing protein gives rise to the protein MSTPTPTEIILHDKSQVLEIAYADGKRFRLPSEFLRVHSPSAEVRGHGPGQEVLQAGKKDVKIVAIDPVGHYAIQLRFSDGHDTGIYSWDLLYAYGERQDAMWAQYLARLAEAGASRDAA
- a CDS encoding HIT family protein encodes the protein MECELCSRTGGELLWRDERCRVVHVAEPGYPGFCRVIWEAHVKEMTDLSDADCIHLMEVVFAVESVLRELLQPDKINLASLGNLVPHIHWHVVPRFADDPHFPQPIWSSAQRSPLAVQREVNTAALAGALAAALD
- a CDS encoding porin, with the protein product MKKTMLAVALAGAFGTSTVALAQSSTVQVFGTMYVEYTVRADQGNSSAAGNPSRSNADFIQTPGSEIGFKGEEKLGGGLSVWFQCASTADPRGQSQNGWCGRNSALGFKGGFGNVFVGNWDTPFKRSISPTVVGGNDTGIFGTAFLLTADSTTDAVGANRANFKKRQQNLITYDSPTFAGFQVMAGFTTSQPSTGTLEAATNNKPRILSIGAQYSAGPLYVSAGFEQHRDYAGAGGPDSSKDNGWQIGAAYTWGPVRFGGQYTEQRFDVPVGVAGGDVKARAWHVGVDWKIVGPHGLRAAFTQARDMRGAAGVVVGTATGAGYRPAPSAILDTGATLWQVRYVYTFSKRTEFTVGYVRLNNDSGAAYRLGGLGAAIAGGQDEDAVAFAVRHTF